Proteins co-encoded in one Cytobacillus sp. NJ13 genomic window:
- a CDS encoding glycerophosphodiester phosphodiesterase family protein, translating into MTLKVIKNVFFTALATVISFFGIKKMTSNTHKMKRIGHRGAAGYCPENTFPSYDRAIEMGADYLEIDVQLSKDGKIVVIHDSLVDRTTDHRGKVSDFTFDELRKMDAGSWFSQKFRGACIPSFEEVLDKYADRVGLLIELKKPSLYPGIEKMIAAELKKRNFHTKGDDHIIVQSFETESMKRFHELLPEIPVAILINYPPDNIEIKNIAEYASYLNPKWTVVNKRVIDLIHSNGMKAIAWTVRSRKEAEKLKHYPLDGIVADYLDLIK; encoded by the coding sequence ATGACTTTGAAGGTAATAAAAAATGTTTTTTTTACAGCTTTAGCTACAGTTATTTCATTTTTCGGCATAAAAAAAATGACAAGCAACACTCACAAAATGAAAAGAATCGGACATCGGGGAGCTGCCGGATACTGTCCTGAAAATACATTCCCATCCTATGACCGTGCGATCGAAATGGGAGCAGATTATCTGGAAATTGATGTCCAATTAAGCAAGGATGGAAAGATTGTCGTGATTCACGATTCACTTGTCGACCGCACAACTGACCATAGAGGCAAGGTGTCCGATTTTACCTTTGATGAGCTTAGAAAGATGGATGCCGGCAGCTGGTTTTCTCAAAAATTCCGCGGTGCCTGCATTCCTTCTTTTGAAGAGGTTTTAGACAAATATGCAGATCGTGTCGGGCTTTTAATTGAATTAAAAAAACCGTCTCTATACCCTGGCATTGAAAAAATGATCGCAGCGGAACTAAAGAAAAGAAATTTTCACACAAAAGGGGACGACCATATTATTGTGCAGTCATTCGAAACCGAATCAATGAAAAGATTCCATGAACTGCTGCCGGAAATCCCTGTCGCCATTTTAATTAACTATCCGCCTGACAATATTGAGATTAAAAACATTGCCGAATATGCCAGTTACCTGAACCCTAAATGGACTGTGGTTAACAAACGCGTAATCGATCTGATTCATTCAAATGGCATGAAAGCAATAGCCTGGACTGTGCGTTCCAGGAAAGAAGCAGAAAAATTGAAGCATTATCCATTGGATGGGATTGTTGCCGATTATTTAGATCTTATTAAATAA
- a CDS encoding NfeD family protein — protein sequence MELFGFPIQTIYLCTLIFSGILIILYVFFGDIADGIGEGSFLNPVLILAFITFLSAAGYIFEMTTSLNSVVILLIGAGIAALLDILLNIFVLIPLSSAEESLVYTDDSLRGRVGTVLIPIPENGFGEVLIENISGRISKPALSYENTFIAEGSNVLIVEVENGVIKVIDYKEL from the coding sequence ATGGAACTATTTGGTTTTCCTATTCAGACAATTTATCTTTGCACACTTATTTTTTCGGGCATCTTAATTATTTTGTATGTGTTTTTTGGAGATATTGCTGACGGAATTGGGGAGGGCAGCTTTCTAAATCCTGTACTGATTCTTGCATTTATCACTTTTCTTTCCGCTGCAGGCTATATCTTTGAAATGACAACCTCTCTTAATAGCGTGGTTATTCTCTTGATAGGAGCTGGAATTGCAGCACTGCTGGATATACTGCTGAATATCTTTGTTCTTATACCATTATCATCTGCTGAAGAATCTCTCGTTTACACAGATGACTCCTTAAGGGGAAGAGTAGGTACTGTATTAATTCCTATTCCGGAGAATGGTTTCGGTGAGGTTTTGATTGAAAATATAAGCGGGAGGATTTCAAAGCCAGCTCTAAGCTATGAAAATACGTTCATAGCAGAAGGCAGCAATGTGCTGATCGTTGAAGTCGAAAATGGAGTTATTAAAGTGATCGATTATAAAGAATTATAG
- a CDS encoding YjcZ family sporulation protein, whose protein sequence is MSDGFGHGGGFALLVVLFILLIIIGASWGFGGCC, encoded by the coding sequence ATGTCAGACGGTTTCGGACACGGCGGCGGTTTCGCCCTTTTAGTTGTATTGTTTATTTTACTGATTATTATCGGTGCTTCTTGGGGCTTCGGTGGATGCTGCTAA
- a CDS encoding helix-turn-helix transcriptional regulator, whose protein sequence is MNKEIIKLIRKSYNMTQRDFARVVSCSFSLIALVEVGKRRVTADLENKIKIAFDLDDQQMQSLTSLVSEISKGVPPFM, encoded by the coding sequence ATGAACAAAGAAATTATTAAGCTAATCAGAAAAAGCTATAACATGACACAGCGTGATTTCGCAAGAGTTGTCAGCTGCAGCTTCTCTCTAATAGCTCTGGTTGAGGTAGGCAAGAGAAGAGTAACAGCTGATCTTGAAAACAAGATTAAAATTGCTTTTGACCTAGATGACCAGCAGATGCAATCACTCACTTCCCTTGTTTCAGAAATCAGCAAAGGTGTTCCCCCCTTCATGTAA
- a CDS encoding UDP-N-acetylmuramoyl-L-alanyl-D-glutamate--2,6-diaminopimelate ligase, whose translation MKLSQVINCLKDSGEMDVFTNDPEITGVEMDSRKVGKGSLFVAIKGFQADGHHFIGQAVENGAAAVVGEESHELNVPYIKVTDSRTSLGKLASCFYNRPSRNHKIIGITGTNGKTTTAYILKHILETAGRTCSLLGTVSNIINNKEYKTSNTTPDALQIQKMLSKSLDEFVVMEISSHALEQSRTEGLELDYGLFTNLAHDHLDYHENMDQYFYDKKKIFTLLKDGGKGVVNLYNSWGEKMAEDLQKENLPLIMLGDEKCCSIKDVAINGRTVFILEMKGQSFEIEFPLPGHHNVYNAAMAFMTAVDLGIDPADIIKALAAFPGIPGRFETILHPAGAKFVVDYAHTVDAFEYCLEAAREQGAERIFQIYGFRGGRDQSKRMDMIKASAKYCHKFYLTADDLNEESEGEMISQLHWLNKEFGCGKGEVIPDRTLAIQKAWREARENDWIFITGKGPEAYQKPFALPAESDLETLKLLLESGRKQAVL comes from the coding sequence ATGAAATTATCCCAGGTTATTAATTGCCTAAAGGATAGCGGGGAGATGGATGTATTTACAAACGATCCTGAAATTACAGGGGTTGAAATGGATTCACGCAAAGTGGGGAAAGGAAGCCTTTTTGTTGCGATTAAAGGCTTTCAGGCAGATGGACATCATTTTATAGGACAAGCTGTTGAAAATGGGGCGGCTGCCGTGGTGGGTGAAGAATCCCATGAATTGAATGTGCCCTATATAAAAGTAACGGATAGCAGAACCAGTTTGGGGAAACTGGCAAGCTGTTTTTATAATCGTCCATCAAGGAATCATAAAATAATTGGCATAACAGGAACTAATGGGAAAACGACCACTGCCTATATATTAAAGCATATTTTGGAGACTGCAGGCAGGACATGCTCCCTCCTGGGAACTGTATCCAACATTATTAATAACAAGGAATATAAGACAAGCAACACTACACCAGATGCTTTACAGATCCAAAAAATGCTGAGTAAAAGCCTTGATGAGTTTGTCGTTATGGAGATTTCTTCTCATGCGCTGGAACAATCCAGAACAGAAGGTCTGGAATTAGACTACGGGCTATTTACTAATTTGGCTCATGACCATCTTGATTATCATGAAAATATGGATCAGTATTTTTATGATAAAAAGAAAATCTTCACCTTATTAAAAGACGGCGGTAAAGGAGTCGTAAATCTCTATAATTCATGGGGAGAAAAAATGGCAGAGGATCTGCAAAAAGAAAATCTTCCTTTGATTATGCTTGGTGATGAAAAGTGCTGTTCTATAAAAGACGTTGCTATTAATGGGAGAACAGTATTTATTTTAGAGATGAAAGGTCAGTCATTTGAAATTGAATTTCCTCTTCCGGGACACCATAATGTCTATAATGCAGCAATGGCTTTTATGACAGCCGTTGATCTGGGGATAGACCCTGCAGATATAATTAAGGCCCTGGCTGCATTCCCTGGCATACCGGGCCGTTTTGAGACTATTCTCCATCCTGCAGGAGCTAAATTCGTTGTGGATTATGCCCATACAGTGGATGCGTTTGAATATTGTCTGGAAGCAGCGAGAGAACAGGGAGCTGAAAGAATCTTTCAAATCTATGGATTTCGAGGCGGAAGAGATCAATCTAAACGTATGGACATGATTAAGGCATCAGCAAAATACTGCCATAAATTTTATTTGACGGCTGATGATTTAAACGAAGAATCTGAGGGTGAGATGATAAGCCAATTGCATTGGCTGAATAAAGAATTTGGATGTGGAAAGGGTGAAGTGATTCCCGACCGTACTTTGGCTATCCAGAAAGCATGGCGGGAAGCCAGGGAAAATGACTGGATTTTTATTACCGGGAAGGGGCCTGAAGCTTATCAAAAGCCATTTGCTCTTCCGGCTGAAAGTGATTTGGAAACCCTGAAGCTGCTGCTGGAATCTGGAAGAAAACAGGCGGTGTTATAA
- a CDS encoding protein-glutamine gamma-glutamyltransferase — MIILSNNQNKPGASSFFGVQREIYQALESSPEKHQYDTMHELLFDILLRENIIKAARQLYASRVEFAPFNTSRFNPRIWRGTKYGYLLDPSVLPSDAIMDVFTNSWEYAFECTTAIVLIFYKAVLDSISVSRFNTLFQGLLVWDWNYDYDLSIVTKRGRNFIPGDVVYFYNPDYDHPVWTGENSVYLGGGMFFGHGIGMESEAGMIRALNTLRKPGATRDAYLISQHSRLNVKYLSQFAKRPLSIA; from the coding sequence ATGATTATCCTTTCGAATAATCAAAATAAGCCGGGGGCTTCCAGCTTTTTTGGTGTTCAGCGTGAAATTTATCAGGCCCTGGAGAGCAGTCCGGAGAAGCATCAATATGATACAATGCATGAACTGCTGTTTGATATCCTTCTAAGGGAGAATATCATCAAAGCAGCCAGGCAGCTTTATGCGAGCCGAGTTGAATTTGCACCCTTTAACACATCACGTTTTAATCCTCGCATATGGAGAGGGACAAAATATGGGTACCTGCTCGATCCATCCGTTTTACCGTCAGATGCGATTATGGATGTGTTTACGAACAGCTGGGAATATGCTTTTGAATGTACAACAGCCATTGTGCTGATTTTTTATAAAGCTGTCTTGGACTCCATCTCTGTCAGCCGCTTCAATACACTATTTCAGGGGCTTCTTGTATGGGACTGGAATTATGATTATGATCTATCGATTGTTACAAAACGAGGCAGGAATTTCATACCTGGTGATGTGGTGTATTTTTATAATCCAGATTATGATCATCCAGTTTGGACAGGTGAGAATTCCGTTTATTTGGGCGGGGGTATGTTCTTTGGGCATGGGATTGGCATGGAAAGCGAAGCAGGGATGATAAGAGCCCTTAATACGTTAAGAAAACCAGGTGCTACAAGGGATGCTTATCTTATTTCACAGCACAGCCGGTTGAATGTGAAGTATTTATCCCAGTTTGCAAAGCGGCCATTGTCTATAGCCTAA
- a CDS encoding DUF294 nucleotidyltransferase-like domain-containing protein, whose protein sequence is MELSFNSYQSLKKWKEEQIIKYRYDATDLNEFHDLTMKAVISIALERLKIVRSPSWKFAWFTMGSGGRKEQGFLSDQDHGLVFEPGAAEAEAYFLQLGEEISKGLHAVGYPYCEGNVMCSNPLWCKSLSKWKRQIQTWMQEESLQTIRNLHIFYDSRVLAGQDDYIAELKSLIHMNIQKSPHLLARMMETSMHIKKSIGPFGQILTEEKGSHQGELDLKYAAFIPYVNAVRILAVKEGVLETSTIARMSKLKEMNGYEEEMGKYKSNFAVLLKWRLQSYRHTDTYDDTHYIQLKSLSKSERNELKNILKDGKKLHQFVIRTIEKGAG, encoded by the coding sequence ATGGAATTATCATTTAATTCTTATCAATCCCTGAAAAAGTGGAAAGAGGAACAGATAATAAAATATCGTTATGATGCCACTGATTTGAATGAATTTCACGACCTTACCATGAAAGCTGTTATTAGCATAGCTTTGGAGCGATTGAAAATAGTAAGGTCACCTTCATGGAAGTTTGCCTGGTTTACAATGGGAAGCGGCGGGAGAAAGGAACAGGGCTTTCTGAGTGACCAGGACCATGGATTGGTGTTTGAACCGGGAGCGGCTGAAGCAGAAGCGTATTTTTTGCAGCTGGGGGAGGAAATTTCAAAAGGTCTGCATGCAGTGGGATATCCATATTGCGAAGGGAATGTAATGTGTTCAAATCCGCTGTGGTGCAAGTCGCTTTCTAAATGGAAAAGGCAGATCCAAACATGGATGCAGGAGGAGAGTCTGCAGACGATAAGAAATCTCCACATTTTTTATGACAGCAGAGTGCTTGCAGGCCAGGATGATTATATAGCCGAATTGAAGTCCTTAATCCACATGAACATTCAAAAAAGCCCCCATTTGCTGGCTAGGATGATGGAGACCAGCATGCATATAAAAAAATCAATTGGTCCATTTGGCCAGATTCTGACAGAGGAAAAGGGGAGTCATCAAGGAGAACTGGATCTAAAATATGCCGCATTTATACCTTATGTAAATGCGGTTAGAATTCTTGCTGTCAAAGAAGGGGTATTGGAGACATCCACTATTGCCCGAATGAGTAAGCTCAAAGAAATGAATGGCTATGAGGAGGAAATGGGTAAATATAAAAGTAATTTTGCTGTTTTGTTAAAATGGAGACTTCAGTCATACAGGCATACAGATACCTATGATGATACTCACTACATTCAGCTGAAATCCTTATCAAAATCTGAAAGAAATGAATTGAAGAATATTTTAAAGGATGGCAAAAAGCTTCATCAGTTTGTGATTAGGACCATTGAAAAGGGTGCAGGTTAA
- a CDS encoding exonuclease domain-containing protein → MGFHPFVQFVRGIQGKLQTNMFGGMNGQNPQHMAFIRQMQRELETTDSMAIPFRNLNVAVFDIETTGFYPDKGDQIISIGAVKIIKGKVSEDSFYSLVRFEKPLSGEIKELTGLSEADLEKAPPLSEVLISFLEFVKDMPLVAHHANHEKSFMQHSCWKLFRTPFKYRILDTSFLYRIADPNKSFWRLEDLCEFYSIPVYNRHHALGDAKLTALLWCRLIEEVHKLGCSNLKEVYERLARFS, encoded by the coding sequence ATGGGATTCCATCCTTTTGTCCAATTTGTCAGAGGTATTCAAGGAAAACTTCAAACTAATATGTTCGGTGGGATGAATGGTCAAAATCCGCAGCATATGGCTTTTATAAGGCAAATGCAGAGGGAACTGGAGACTACCGATTCAATGGCTATTCCATTCAGAAATTTGAATGTGGCTGTCTTTGATATTGAAACAACTGGATTTTATCCTGATAAAGGGGATCAAATTATATCGATTGGTGCGGTTAAAATTATTAAAGGGAAAGTCAGTGAAGACAGTTTTTATTCACTTGTCCGGTTTGAAAAGCCTCTTTCAGGCGAAATTAAGGAGCTGACAGGTTTATCTGAAGCTGATTTAGAAAAAGCTCCTCCCCTCTCGGAGGTATTAATTAGCTTCCTTGAATTTGTGAAGGATATGCCGCTTGTGGCCCATCATGCGAACCACGAGAAAAGCTTTATGCAGCACAGCTGCTGGAAGCTTTTCCGCACGCCATTCAAGTATAGAATATTAGATACCTCCTTCCTTTACAGGATAGCTGATCCTAATAAATCATTCTGGAGATTAGAAGACCTTTGTGAATTTTATAGCATCCCCGTTTATAACCGCCATCACGCCCTGGGGGATGCAAAACTGACAGCTCTCTTATGGTGCCGCTTGATCGAGGAAGTTCATAAATTAGGATGCTCCAACTTAAAAGAGGTCTACGAGCGCCTAGCCAGGTTTAGCTGA
- a CDS encoding HAD hydrolase-like protein, whose amino-acid sequence MNILWDFDGTLFNTYPAYTAIVREVMGDEKISDEEIFWQLKVSFSDAFEHFGLNDEQIKAIRMMARQLRPKDLTPFPEVEHVLKQADKNVIMTHKERDDVLSILNFHKLDGYFTDMVAGDDGYPRKPHTASYEFLHGKHKVDLAIGDREIDILPAKELGIRTCLFQNNTPGADYYLSHYKDFKKIIK is encoded by the coding sequence TTGAATATACTTTGGGATTTTGACGGCACTTTGTTTAATACATACCCAGCCTATACAGCGATTGTCAGGGAAGTAATGGGAGATGAAAAGATTTCAGACGAAGAGATCTTTTGGCAGCTAAAGGTGTCTTTCAGCGATGCATTTGAACATTTCGGCTTGAATGACGAACAAATTAAAGCAATCAGGATGATGGCGAGACAGCTGCGGCCTAAAGATTTAACGCCTTTTCCTGAGGTTGAGCATGTATTAAAGCAGGCCGATAAGAATGTTATCATGACTCACAAGGAAAGAGATGATGTTCTATCTATATTAAACTTCCATAAATTGGATGGATACTTTACTGATATGGTAGCAGGAGATGACGGCTATCCCCGCAAGCCTCACACTGCTTCTTATGAATTTCTGCATGGGAAGCATAAGGTTGATTTAGCAATAGGAGACAGGGAAATAGACATTTTGCCGGCAAAGGAACTTGGCATAAGGACCTGCCTCTTTCAGAATAATACACCAGGAGCAGATTACTATTTGAGTCACTATAAGGATTTTAAAAAGATAATTAAATAA
- a CDS encoding flotillin family protein, whose protein sequence is MLMIWVVIGIAVFLLIALLGVFVTKYRTAGPDEALIVTGSYLGSKNVHVDESGNKIKIIRGGGTFVLPVFQQAEPLSLLSSKLEVTTPEVYTEQGVPVMADGTAIIKIGGSIGEIATAAEQFLGKSKEDRENEAKEVLEGHLRSILGSMTVEEIYKNRDKFSQEVQRVASQDLAKMGLIIVSFTIKDVRDKNGYLDSLGRPRIAQVKRDADIATAEAEKETRIKRAEAAKDAQKAELERATEIAEAEKENQMKMADYRREQDIAKARADQAYDLETARAKQEVTEHEMQIRIIERQKQIELEEKEILRRERQYDSEVKKKADADRYAVEQAAEAEKKKQIAEADANQYRIESQARAEAERVRADGMAKADSQRAQGESEAEIIRLKGLAEAEAKRKIAEAFEQYGQAAMMDMVINMLPEYAKQLASPLSNIDKITVVDTGSDSNNGGANKVTGYATNLMSTMQESLKASSGIDVKELLQNFSGKGNVRQTLEQLTEEIKEKEPVQSSKGIQSAHAHKK, encoded by the coding sequence ATGCTAATGATTTGGGTTGTAATTGGAATTGCAGTATTTTTGCTGATTGCGCTTCTTGGAGTGTTCGTTACAAAATATCGGACTGCTGGGCCGGATGAAGCCTTAATCGTAACAGGAAGTTATTTGGGAAGCAAAAATGTCCATGTGGACGAATCAGGAAATAAGATAAAAATAATCAGAGGCGGAGGAACATTTGTACTGCCGGTCTTTCAGCAGGCAGAGCCATTGAGTCTCCTTTCAAGCAAACTGGAGGTTACCACTCCGGAAGTGTATACAGAACAGGGAGTTCCTGTCATGGCAGACGGTACTGCAATCATAAAAATCGGCGGGAGTATTGGAGAAATTGCTACTGCTGCAGAACAATTCCTGGGTAAATCAAAGGAAGATCGTGAAAATGAAGCGAAAGAAGTACTTGAGGGGCATTTACGGTCAATTCTGGGTTCTATGACGGTCGAAGAAATATACAAAAATAGGGATAAATTTTCCCAGGAGGTTCAAAGGGTTGCTTCACAGGATTTGGCTAAAATGGGCTTGATCATCGTTTCTTTCACAATCAAAGATGTCCGGGACAAAAATGGCTATCTGGATTCACTGGGAAGGCCAAGAATTGCCCAGGTTAAGCGGGATGCGGATATTGCCACAGCTGAAGCTGAAAAGGAAACCAGGATTAAACGGGCGGAAGCAGCTAAGGATGCCCAAAAGGCAGAACTTGAAAGAGCGACAGAAATAGCAGAAGCTGAGAAAGAAAATCAAATGAAAATGGCTGACTACAGAAGGGAACAGGATATTGCCAAAGCCCGGGCGGACCAGGCATATGACCTCGAGACAGCCAGAGCAAAGCAAGAAGTTACGGAGCATGAAATGCAGATCAGGATCATTGAACGCCAAAAGCAAATTGAGCTTGAAGAAAAAGAAATCTTAAGAAGAGAACGACAATATGATTCTGAAGTGAAAAAGAAAGCTGATGCAGACAGGTACGCTGTTGAGCAGGCAGCAGAGGCTGAAAAGAAAAAGCAAATTGCTGAAGCGGATGCTAACCAATATCGGATTGAATCACAGGCACGTGCAGAAGCAGAAAGAGTAAGGGCAGATGGGATGGCGAAGGCTGATTCACAGCGCGCTCAAGGTGAATCTGAAGCCGAAATCATCCGCCTTAAAGGTCTGGCGGAAGCGGAGGCAAAGAGGAAAATTGCCGAGGCGTTTGAACAGTATGGCCAGGCGGCCATGATGGATATGGTCATTAATATGCTTCCAGAATATGCGAAACAGCTTGCAAGCCCATTATCGAATATTGATAAGATTACAGTGGTTGATACAGGAAGTGACAGCAATAATGGGGGGGCCAATAAAGTAACCGGGTATGCCACCAACCTGATGTCCACGATGCAGGAAAGCCTGAAAGCTTCCTCCGGCATAGACGTGAAGGAGCTTCTCCAAAATTTTTCAGGCAAAGGAAACGTCCGGCAAACTCTGGAACAGCTTACCGAGGAAATTAAAGAAAAAGAACCCGTCCAATCCTCTAAAGGAATCCAATCCGCTCACGCTCATAAAAAATAA
- a CDS encoding carbon starvation CstA family protein, which produces MVTFLGSIVLLVAGYVTYSKIVEKIFGINDTIPTPAYTENDGMDYVPMSWWKGSLIQLLNIAGLGPIFGAIMGALYGPVAFIWIVAGSIFAGAVHDYFSGMLSLRHKGEQFPSIVGRYLGKPAKTAINIFSILLMVLVAAAFTAGPAQLISSITPLSFMASLFIIFTYFILAAVLPVNRIIGKIYPFLGAILIFMAVSIAVALLFSEKSIPNVTLSNFHPGDLPIWPLLMVTISCGAISGFHSTQSPIVSRTLKKESDGRKVFYGAMIGEGIIALIWAAAGMTFFGGTGGLQEALAAGGPAGVVNEISSSLLGTFGGILAILGVIILPITTGDTALRSSRMMLAESLSSFMKMNGRWKVVITTLPVALPTLYLATIDYSFLWRYVGWTNQVTAAVMLWTATMYLLKNKKFHWICGVPALFMTGVVSAYIFYAPEGFRMDYQLSMIIGSVITLAIAVWYVYQIIKHRQLDKNSTSLTAA; this is translated from the coding sequence ATGGTGACTTTTTTAGGATCGATTGTTTTGCTGGTGGCAGGATACGTCACTTATTCGAAAATAGTAGAGAAAATCTTTGGAATAAATGACACCATTCCTACACCGGCTTACACAGAAAATGACGGAATGGACTATGTTCCAATGAGCTGGTGGAAAGGCAGCCTGATCCAATTATTGAATATTGCAGGACTGGGTCCGATTTTCGGAGCTATCATGGGGGCTTTATATGGACCAGTTGCTTTTATCTGGATAGTGGCCGGTTCCATTTTTGCCGGTGCCGTTCATGATTATTTTTCAGGGATGCTCTCTCTAAGGCATAAAGGCGAGCAATTTCCCTCCATTGTTGGCAGATATTTAGGAAAACCGGCCAAAACGGCCATTAATATTTTTTCTATTCTCTTAATGGTACTGGTTGCCGCTGCATTTACCGCTGGCCCGGCACAGCTGATTTCCAGCATTACACCATTAAGTTTTATGGCTTCATTGTTCATTATTTTTACTTACTTCATCCTGGCAGCTGTGTTGCCTGTAAACCGGATTATCGGAAAAATTTATCCTTTTCTTGGAGCTATTTTAATTTTTATGGCTGTATCCATTGCAGTCGCATTGCTTTTCAGCGAAAAATCCATACCGAATGTAACGCTTTCTAACTTTCATCCCGGAGACCTTCCTATCTGGCCTTTACTGATGGTCACCATTTCCTGCGGTGCCATTTCTGGTTTTCATTCAACACAAAGTCCGATTGTCTCACGCACATTAAAAAAGGAAAGCGATGGGAGAAAGGTTTTCTATGGAGCAATGATTGGAGAAGGGATAATCGCTTTAATCTGGGCTGCAGCGGGCATGACCTTTTTCGGCGGAACAGGAGGTCTTCAGGAAGCATTAGCAGCTGGAGGCCCAGCTGGAGTCGTTAATGAAATTTCGAGCAGCCTCCTTGGTACATTCGGAGGGATACTTGCTATTTTAGGAGTTATTATTCTCCCGATTACAACCGGTGATACAGCTCTTCGCTCTTCAAGAATGATGCTGGCTGAATCACTGTCATCTTTTATGAAAATGAATGGCAGATGGAAGGTTGTCATCACCACTTTGCCAGTGGCTCTTCCAACTTTATACCTTGCTACAATCGACTACTCTTTCTTATGGAGATATGTTGGGTGGACAAATCAGGTTACGGCTGCAGTCATGCTTTGGACCGCCACGATGTATCTCTTGAAAAATAAGAAATTTCACTGGATTTGCGGAGTGCCTGCATTGTTTATGACAGGAGTAGTATCTGCGTATATTTTTTATGCACCTGAAGGCTTTCGCATGGATTATCAATTATCCATGATCATCGGTTCAGTCATTACGCTTGCTATTGCAGTGTGGTATGTTTACCAGATAATAAAACATAGACAACTAGACAAAAATAGTACCAGCTTAACAGCGGCTTAA
- a CDS encoding 3-methyladenine DNA glycosylase, whose translation MSDKYKSDKNNSIEQEKKKENNKDIEPQREPEKPQEEKRN comes from the coding sequence ATGTCAGATAAATACAAATCAGACAAAAATAATTCTATAGAACAAGAAAAAAAGAAAGAAAACAACAAAGATATCGAGCCCCAAAGAGAGCCGGAAAAACCTCAGGAAGAGAAGCGGAATTAA
- a CDS encoding pyridoxamine 5'-phosphate oxidase family protein: MSQNNLKEKIINVLENSKIGTLSTIKNNKPYSRYMTFFNNNLTLFTPTSIQTDKADEIKANPNVHVLIGYEGEGFGDSYVEIEGTASINESNELKEKLWNENMKPWFDGPDDPNFIVLEIKPDKITLMNTKENSPKTLDL; encoded by the coding sequence ATGAGTCAAAATAACCTAAAGGAAAAAATCATCAATGTACTGGAAAACAGCAAAATAGGCACCCTTTCTACCATAAAAAACAACAAACCCTATTCCCGCTATATGACATTCTTTAACAATAATCTTACTTTGTTTACACCCACCAGCATTCAGACAGATAAAGCAGATGAAATTAAAGCCAACCCAAACGTTCATGTTTTAATAGGATATGAAGGTGAAGGGTTTGGTGATTCCTATGTGGAAATTGAAGGAACAGCTTCTATTAATGAATCGAATGAGTTAAAAGAAAAATTATGGAATGAGAATATGAAACCATGGTTTGATGGTCCGGATGATCCCAATTTTATTGTTCTTGAAATTAAGCCGGATAAAATAACGCTGATGAACACAAAGGAAAATTCACCAAAAACACTTGATTTATAA
- a CDS encoding YjcZ family sporulation protein → MYGYGYGGCGYGGGGCGGFALIVVLFILLIIVGASCFRW, encoded by the coding sequence ATGTACGGCTACGGATATGGCGGCTGTGGATACGGTGGAGGCGGATGCGGTGGTTTTGCGCTAATCGTTGTTCTATTCATCCTGTTGATCATCGTAGGTGCTTCTTGCTTTAGGTGGTAA